TACGATGTTATTTTCCCAGAAAAATCCTTTTCTATCAacaataaatgaaaatatctCTAAAGAATATTTAAGAAGTCaaacaaattgttaaatacatatttcaacgaaaaaattataagaatttccttttatttatctttcgtgtaataattaaatgttttaaaattattatattgttCATACTATTTCATAGATCTTGAATCTTATGTtgttttgttacttttttctttgtgaGAATTTAAATGGAACTTTGTTTTACGTGGATAgtagaaaataattaattttgaatatgttattaaataatacaGCATACGAATAAATTCTTGTATAGATCCCACGAATCAGATAGAAGATaactaaaatatattgataGATGATTTCactattttactttttacataataataCTTACTACTGTCTAAAGacatttctaattttattaatttcaaATATTCTccagaaaaaatgacgatgGCAACATCGGCAAACCTGGTATAATATACTTGTCTTTAAACCATTATATATCCATTACTAGTTTAATAACCTTTTTCTCTTGGAACAAGAGTGAAAACATTGTTATTATAGCCAGATGCTTAGTGCTTATCTATTAACACCTTCATGTTAATTATTAGGAGAAAGCTGCAAAGGATGTAAAACTTCATCAAATGTATGAAGATTTCTTTACAAGTCCTGGAAAACCAGCTGAATTTGATAATTATTGCAATGTATTTGACaaaggagataaaaagaaTGCTGAAGCTAAAAAACTTTGTAGTAAactagtatattttttagaaaaataggaaaaaagtaaaagtacAGAAACCTATAACTATTGTCGTTACTTAccttattggttatatgatgAAATAGGAGGAATAGAAAAAGaccacaagaaaaaaattagcagtATAACTTTTGCTGAAAGTCTAATAAATGTAGGAAATACTGTTAGAtggaaaattaaacaaaattattgttaTAACACTATACCATATGAAAAGGATATTAATTtagatgaaatgaaaaataggaaagtatcttatatttattttaaaaactatgATAAGATTAAAAGTTATATTAGTTCAAAAACTAAAGATAAATGCAAAGAATATTCTGTATATCTTAACAAtattaattcattttataatCTGTACAAGAAGGAGTGTACAAATGGATTTTTTGGTGTTTATGGTCCTGATTATGCTGATTGTAGTTCTAAATACGACCCCAAGACTCTTATAACTGCATTAGAACAATGTAAAGGTAAAGGATCTAGTAGCGGTAGGAGTGGAGGAGAATCTTCTATATTTGGGTGGATATTTGGGGGTACGACAACTAGAACATCTCAAGATAGAAATTCTGCAGGTGTTCAACCACCGACACGGGATGAAGGTGCAACCAATTCTGCAGCATCAGGATACAGAAGAGATCAAGTTCAAGCAACTGAAGGACCCGGAACAAATAAAGGATTGGTAGATACAGTTACCCCTCAAAGTAGAGCAAACTTAAGTGATCCTAAAAGGGATGTACCAGTATCGCAACTTCATAATTCGAAAACGGGTGAGCACATGCCAGATGGAAGTAATAACATCCAATCTGTTGCTTCTGCCACTTTACACACAACATCTGAGGCCATCACATATATAtctaattttttggaaaaaatgtatgatgCATTGAAATCGGAGTATTTTCGTCACTCAATCGTTTGTGCTTCAACAATTGGAGTagttgttttccttttctttttttcacagtaaacaaaaaatacgacataaaatataagcaaATTTTGAggacattttaaatttatatttctttaaatgTGTAATTataacgtaaaaatattgaaatttatatatattttttccccatattAGTCAACCCCGAAAAGGACACGATCaaataaaagaggaaaaaagaaaagaaaatctGAGAATAATTATCATGAAGAATATGTAGCAGAGTTATCAAATTATGGGTCACAAGAGTCGTTTGTAGAATCTCAAATGAGCGACGTATATCTGTCATATCAGTCGAGGCGTGACTCATATTActaataatgtatataatatgtaaGTGTTTGGAACAACCATTTGAGCAGGAAAATATGGTCATAATATTTgcgtaattttattataagtgaataatgataaaagtgcaaaaaaaaagaaataaaagtatGCATAAATTATTAGGGTGTGAAAGTCTTATAATAGGAAAAATTGCACGATCATttatatgatataaaaatgaataacttATAGTATAAATGATTAAAGAGGAGCAAGTTATGAAAGCTATGTTTGTACGTAAAATGTATAACTTTTGTAAATACAATGGTTGATACAAAAAGTAATGTATTAGTTAAGGGACAATATTGTAATAtcccctaaaaaaaaataaaaaatgtcgtAATTACAAGTATGTTATTAACAGATATAAGGGATACAAGCAAAAACATAGCTTTTaaagaatgataaaaaaatttataagcataaaataaatatattatatttttcatttttatattacccTGCACTGTTTTTATAGAGATTAAATAAAAGttgacaaagaaaaaaaatatttaatatttattatcgTGTATATCTTGGTTAAGAATTGTTACTGCAAGAACTCGATGCCGAATTTATGGATATGTAAATTGGAGGATTATATGTGGCTTATCCCCCTACATAAAATAACTAGTATTAGTTGCACATATGATAACGAACAACACATCAAATAATGTTATGtggtaatataaaataatcctTTTTACTATATTCAAGTTGATGCAATTTGTATCTGCGCATACCACTATTCATAGCAAGATATTTATgagtacatatacatgtatacatatttacTAATGGTGCTTACATGCCATGAATCAAATGAAtctatttaaattttgtttttttatttaaaagaagaaacataaaatttaaaacaaaagtATTAATTGAATTTATTATCGATCGTAGA
This region of Plasmodium cynomolgi strain B DNA, scaffold: 0194, whole genome shotgun sequence genomic DNA includes:
- a CDS encoding hypothetical protein (putative); its protein translation is MYEDFFTSPGKPAEFDNYCNVFDKGDKKNAEAKKLCSKLEKSKSTETYNYCRYLPYWLYDEIGGIEKDHKKKISSITFAESLINVGNTVRWKIKQNYCYNTIPYEKDINLDEMKNRKVSYIYFKNYDKIKSYISSKTKDKCKEYSVYLNNINSFYNLYKKECTNGFFGVYGPDYADCSSKYDPKTLITALEQCKGKGSSSGRSGGESSIFGWIFGGTTTRTSQDRNSAGVQPPTRDEGATNSAASGYRRDQVQATEGPGTNKGLVDTVTPQSRANLSDPKRDVPVSQLHNSKTGEHMPDGSNNIQSVASATLHTTSEAITYISNFLEKMYDALKSEYFRHSIVCASTIGVVVFLFFFSQ